One window of the Leptotrichia massiliensis genome contains the following:
- a CDS encoding autotransporter outer membrane beta-barrel domain-containing protein, protein MKKNKKLMLLTISLIALLSCTSNNTTTGIGKRGIGGSTRTGGNNGGIGNSSVTNPSSPANPAAPNPTAPSLSPNARFPKINLGAIPNSELDIFAYNIAGEKLDAPKTASRNHYEVKDREVGFYLSRSATKPLTIAVPTTMDVKAGGGAMAFFEGNSVYSGNTHFFTDPQEAVKHYFTKLINNADKLTFNMEPNSYLFVLKGVEVELSKTDVSNLLAKIPANQRPTINGTGYKLVKFDNSRLFVDKDVNLDDPNDLYNKVDVTNSTFTINSGKTITGTKDNQIGIKGLYGFEYEFVPNDMNYNRGTIDMKGSNSIGAYGTASNFDNRGKISVGKNSVAIYWSAESEFDYGLLGPSAPIPHNSARNDGDILLGENSTGMYMDKPYFDNKGFITNLSNGKIESTAPNVIGMWSNVRNQKKDPAASDTPQDVIGSVGEINLYGDKSIGIYAGGDGAYNVENQKYFGSTGKIRIGDSSDRNNPSMGMYSDNPNAKMINNGIIEIGKDSIGMAGINGNTLENKGTISITEDGGIGMYLANGSKGTNRGTITTVGTPKDAIGVVVGKDSEFTNNGKIHIESAGGAGIVVAGGIIKNYGDIEVSGGAVRDRVDNTRTIKVLSNKTKPINGDLGVYVDTLGKTKPIEGLSNLGLQSADLLIGAEATEKTNATEVTVGNDVLDPFNKSIQSSNIANWNVKTGSLVWEADSEIKNNKVEKVTLKKQSYAKFADSETTAEVANGLDEKYTGTAADSKDKQVFNYLNTLSDRKALARTYREINGNQYINVQQRIAQTDNILDSKLSALQKENADKSGHHVSTFFNRDKHEARTPELADSNSSAYGISYLFNNADAKQGIYAGTVINNFKFKDSGKSKENVTMFKLGAYKTFDLNNLEWTLSGDGFVSKNDMKRRFVIGNNVYENKANYNAYGFAIKNELGKTFQVGENVTIKPYAGLKLGYGKFSKIKEKDGTLNMEVKGSNYYSVKPSAGVEVGYSAPITENTKFKASLGLGYEHELGKVESKANEAKFTNTSTKINLKGAKYERRGNFKSDVKVGFEAGNFNFTVNGGYDTKDKNSHVGVGLGVSF, encoded by the coding sequence ATGAAAAAAAATAAAAAATTAATGTTACTTACAATTTCATTAATTGCTTTATTGAGTTGTACAAGTAATAATACAACGACTGGTATAGGGAAAAGAGGTATTGGTGGAAGCACTAGAACTGGCGGAAATAACGGGGGTATCGGAAACTCATCGGTTACCAATCCAAGTTCTCCAGCTAACCCAGCTGCTCCAAATCCTACAGCACCATCATTAAGTCCAAATGCAAGATTTCCAAAAATAAATCTTGGTGCAATTCCTAATTCAGAATTAGACATTTTTGCATATAACATTGCTGGAGAAAAACTGGACGCACCTAAAACTGCCAGTAGGAATCATTATGAAGTTAAAGACAGGGAAGTTGGATTTTACCTGAGCCGTTCAGCTACAAAACCGCTTACTATAGCTGTTCCAACAACAATGGATGTAAAAGCAGGTGGAGGAGCAATGGCATTTTTTGAAGGAAATAGCGTTTACAGCGGAAACACACACTTTTTTACAGATCCTCAGGAAGCCGTTAAGCATTATTTTACAAAACTTATAAATAATGCTGATAAATTGACATTCAATATGGAGCCTAATTCATATTTGTTCGTACTTAAAGGTGTTGAGGTAGAATTGTCTAAAACTGATGTTTCAAATCTTCTTGCCAAAATTCCTGCAAATCAAAGACCAACAATTAATGGTACTGGCTATAAATTAGTTAAATTTGATAATTCCAGACTTTTTGTAGACAAGGATGTAAACTTGGATGACCCTAACGACTTGTATAATAAAGTAGATGTTACAAATTCTACTTTCACTATTAATTCTGGTAAAACAATTACTGGAACAAAAGACAATCAAATTGGAATTAAAGGATTGTATGGATTTGAATATGAATTTGTTCCAAACGATATGAATTATAACCGTGGTACTATCGATATGAAAGGTAGCAACTCAATCGGAGCATACGGTACTGCATCAAACTTTGATAACCGTGGAAAAATTTCTGTTGGTAAAAACTCTGTTGCGATTTACTGGAGTGCAGAATCTGAATTTGACTATGGACTACTTGGACCTTCTGCTCCTATTCCGCACAATTCTGCAAGAAACGACGGAGATATTCTGCTCGGGGAAAATTCTACAGGAATGTATATGGACAAGCCTTACTTTGATAACAAAGGATTTATTACAAATTTAAGCAATGGAAAAATTGAAAGTACAGCACCTAATGTAATCGGAATGTGGTCAAATGTCCGTAACCAGAAAAAAGATCCTGCAGCTTCAGATACTCCACAAGACGTAATTGGAAGTGTTGGGGAAATTAATCTTTATGGAGATAAGTCAATCGGAATCTACGCTGGCGGAGATGGTGCCTATAATGTAGAAAATCAAAAATATTTTGGTTCTACTGGAAAAATCAGAATAGGTGATTCATCTGACAGAAACAACCCAAGCATGGGAATGTACAGCGATAATCCAAATGCAAAAATGATAAATAACGGAATTATAGAAATCGGTAAAGATTCAATCGGTATGGCAGGAATCAACGGAAACACTTTAGAAAACAAAGGAACTATCAGCATCACTGAAGATGGCGGTATCGGAATGTACTTGGCAAATGGTTCTAAAGGTACAAACAGGGGTACGATAACAACTGTTGGTACTCCAAAAGATGCAATTGGTGTAGTTGTAGGAAAAGATTCTGAATTCACAAATAATGGTAAAATCCACATTGAATCTGCTGGCGGTGCGGGAATTGTTGTTGCTGGCGGAATAATTAAGAATTATGGAGATATAGAAGTTAGTGGCGGTGCCGTAAGAGACCGTGTAGACAACACAAGAACTATTAAAGTTCTCTCAAACAAAACAAAACCAATCAACGGAGATTTGGGAGTTTACGTAGACACATTAGGAAAAACAAAACCAATTGAAGGTCTTTCAAACTTAGGATTACAAAGTGCAGATTTATTAATCGGTGCAGAAGCTACTGAAAAAACTAATGCTACTGAAGTAACTGTTGGAAATGATGTGCTTGATCCATTTAATAAATCTATTCAATCAAGCAATATTGCAAACTGGAATGTAAAGACAGGTTCTTTAGTATGGGAAGCTGATTCAGAAATAAAAAATAACAAAGTAGAAAAAGTTACTTTGAAAAAACAATCCTATGCAAAATTTGCAGATAGTGAAACAACTGCAGAAGTGGCTAACGGGCTGGATGAAAAATATACTGGAACTGCGGCAGATTCAAAAGATAAGCAAGTATTCAACTACTTAAATACATTGAGCGACAGGAAAGCATTAGCAAGAACTTACCGTGAAATTAATGGAAATCAATATATCAATGTTCAGCAGAGAATCGCACAGACTGATAATATTTTAGACAGCAAACTTTCTGCTTTACAAAAAGAAAATGCTGATAAATCTGGACATCATGTTTCTACTTTCTTTAACAGGGATAAACATGAGGCAAGAACGCCAGAATTAGCAGATTCAAACAGTTCAGCTTACGGAATTTCATACTTATTCAACAATGCTGATGCAAAACAGGGAATTTATGCTGGAACAGTTATTAATAACTTCAAATTTAAAGACAGTGGAAAATCAAAAGAAAATGTAACAATGTTTAAATTAGGTGCTTACAAGACATTTGACTTAAATAATCTTGAATGGACTTTAAGCGGAGATGGATTTGTTTCCAAAAACGATATGAAGAGAAGATTTGTAATCGGAAATAATGTTTATGAAAACAAAGCTAACTACAATGCTTACGGATTTGCAATTAAGAACGAATTAGGAAAAACTTTCCAAGTTGGAGAAAATGTTACAATTAAACCTTACGCTGGTCTAAAACTTGGTTATGGTAAATTTTCAAAAATTAAGGAAAAAGATGGAACTTTAAATATGGAAGTTAAAGGAAGCAATTACTATTCTGTAAAACCATCTGCAGGAGTTGAAGTTGGATATTCCGCTCCAATTACAGAAAATACTAAATTCAAGGCATCTTTAGGACTTGGTTATGAACATGAACTAGGAAAAGTTGAAAGCAAGGCAAACGAAGCTAAATTTACGAACACAAGCACTAAAATTAACTTAAAAGGTGCAAAATACGAAAGACGTGGAAACTTCAAGAGCGACGTAAAAGTAGGATTTGAAGCAGGAAACTTTAATTTCACAGTAAATGGTGGATATGATACGAAAGATAAAAATTCACACGTTGGTGTAGGACTTGGTGTTTCATTCTAA
- a CDS encoding DUF4431 domain-containing protein yields the protein MKKILLLLAILLSLLSCKKKENNISSSTIEKPIQKKETSEEQIKKMVNIWNEASSNADFDTLEKILGDKIEYYQSSVTKAYYISDQKKFFANNPVYGQKIKGDITVTQISNKQAKAEFVKEVTTKKDTKEYPSYLVFENVNGEWKLILESDLISDKNVENKQKHASENPNKSTYKYDEPVTIVGTFGIKEFETETGIQKPYVLKLSSPITVVTNGEDEFNETETNQSIIQMAPSEEHINYLKSHNAYGKRIQVTGSFYHSHTGHHFTPVLISVSEVKILN from the coding sequence ATGAAAAAAATTTTATTATTACTAGCAATACTTCTATCTTTATTGTCATGTAAAAAAAAAGAAAATAACATTTCCTCATCTACCATCGAAAAGCCTATACAAAAGAAAGAAACAAGCGAAGAACAAATTAAAAAAATGGTTAATATCTGGAACGAAGCCTCAAGTAATGCTGACTTCGATACCTTAGAAAAAATTTTAGGTGATAAAATTGAATATTATCAGTCCTCTGTTACTAAAGCATACTATATTTCAGACCAAAAGAAATTTTTTGCAAACAATCCTGTTTATGGACAAAAAATAAAAGGAGATATTACTGTTACTCAGATTTCCAATAAGCAAGCAAAAGCTGAATTTGTAAAGGAAGTTACAACTAAAAAAGATACAAAAGAATACCCTTCCTATCTTGTTTTTGAAAATGTAAATGGTGAGTGGAAACTCATATTGGAAAGTGATTTGATTTCTGATAAAAATGTTGAAAATAAACAAAAACATGCTTCTGAAAATCCTAATAAATCTACATACAAATATGATGAGCCAGTTACAATTGTCGGAACTTTTGGAATTAAGGAATTTGAAACAGAAACGGGAATTCAAAAACCGTATGTTTTAAAATTAAGTTCACCAATTACAGTAGTCACAAATGGAGAGGACGAATTTAATGAAACAGAAACCAACCAAAGCATAATTCAAATGGCTCCCTCAGAAGAACACATAAACTATTTAAAATCACACAATGCTTACGGTAAACGTATTCAAGTTACAGGTTCATTTTACCATTCTCATACAGGACATCATTTTACACCTGTTTTAATTTCTGTTTCTGAAGTTAAAATTTTAAATTAA
- a CDS encoding tRNA dihydrouridine synthase, with protein sequence MKIYTAPMAGTTDYSFRKILEKFDPDFLFTEMVNANLLNREDDTTINELLKCDDKQRTGTQIFGGDKDELISGILKLKNFGFKKININMGCPQPKIIKNRAGSALLENPDLVDQVLLETQNIGAEISIKIRVGYKDFDNPEIFLNLANKHNLDFICVHGRTQKQMYSGTANWEIVEKLSKMPRNIDFFGNGDLFEPSEIQQKIASCNLDGIILSRGIIGNPWLIPQTREFLNIGKINTIQTFDETKSLVLEHLQNIVKNKGEMKAVLEINKFLHPYFQKFWDKNLNRNTEITLIENFYDENLKSKIDKIILEKEIMKKIKMIEML encoded by the coding sequence ATGAAAATATATACTGCCCCAATGGCTGGTACTACAGATTATTCCTTTAGAAAGATACTTGAAAAATTTGATCCAGATTTTTTGTTCACAGAAATGGTAAATGCTAATTTATTAAATCGTGAAGATGATACTACAATAAATGAACTTTTAAAATGTGATGATAAACAGCGAACTGGAACACAAATTTTTGGTGGAGATAAGGATGAATTGATTTCAGGGATTTTAAAGTTGAAAAATTTTGGATTTAAAAAAATTAATATAAATATGGGATGTCCACAGCCTAAGATTATAAAAAACAGAGCAGGTTCAGCACTTCTTGAAAACCCTGACTTAGTTGATCAGGTTCTTTTGGAAACGCAAAATATTGGTGCTGAAATTTCGATAAAAATACGTGTTGGCTATAAAGATTTTGACAATCCTGAAATATTTTTGAATTTGGCAAATAAGCATAATCTTGATTTTATCTGTGTGCATGGACGGACTCAAAAGCAAATGTATTCTGGAACTGCCAACTGGGAAATTGTTGAAAAACTAAGCAAAATGCCAAGAAATATAGATTTTTTTGGAAACGGCGATTTATTTGAGCCTTCTGAAATACAGCAAAAAATAGCTTCCTGCAACCTTGACGGTATAATACTTTCACGAGGAATAATCGGTAATCCTTGGCTAATTCCACAAACAAGGGAATTTCTGAATATTGGTAAAATAAACACAATTCAAACTTTTGATGAAACAAAATCACTTGTTTTGGAACATTTACAAAATATCGTCAAAAATAAAGGGGAAATGAAGGCTGTGCTTGAAATAAATAAATTTTTACATCCATATTTTCAAAAATTTTGGGATAAAAATTTGAATAGAAATACTGAAATTACTCTAATTGAAAACTTTTATGATGAAAATTTAAAAAGTAAAATTGATAAAATTATTTTGGAAAAAGAAATTATGAAAAAGATAAAAATGATTGAAATGTTGTAA
- a CDS encoding YhcH/YjgK/YiaL family protein, translating into MIFTNMNDEVQNKSLAKDIQFCIEYAKRNGNKILSLVHGSYDVGYNDIKMNVGKYFTKQENEKIWESHKKYLDVQIMINGTEKVAISNIRNMEVKSFDSEKDLVILEGEKEFDLVMRTGDVLVFFPNDVHKPELNISETDNSGSIRKIVTKVVFKIEIDKIRMFNK; encoded by the coding sequence ATGATTTTTACAAATATGAATGATGAAGTGCAAAACAAAAGTTTGGCAAAGGATATTCAATTTTGTATTGAATATGCGAAAAGAAATGGAAATAAAATTTTATCACTTGTACATGGAAGTTATGATGTAGGATATAATGATATTAAAATGAATGTAGGAAAATATTTTACAAAACAAGAAAATGAGAAAATTTGGGAAAGTCACAAAAAATATTTGGACGTACAAATCATGATTAATGGAACTGAAAAAGTTGCAATTAGTAATATTCGTAATATGGAAGTTAAGAGCTTTGATTCGGAAAAGGATTTAGTAATTTTGGAAGGTGAAAAAGAATTTGATTTAGTAATGAGAACAGGAGATGTACTCGTATTTTTTCCAAATGATGTGCATAAGCCTGAACTTAATATTTCTGAAACTGATAATTCTGGAAGTATAAGAAAAATCGTTACAAAGGTTGTTTTTAAAATTGAAATTGACAAAATAAGAATGTTCAATAAATAA
- a CDS encoding S66 peptidase family protein — MNFPEPLKQGDKVFLVCTSSPIFAEDIEKCKETMKNLGFEPVLGESLFENIGGYMAGTPEIRVKDLHRAFSDDEIKGIFCVKGGFSASQLLDKLDYELIKKNPKVFVGYSDVTNLSISFNQKCNLGVFHGPMVKSNMFNDFNEFTKKSFFNALDKKKDEKWLFENPIDEKTGTEKETSLLYKKDFENKKINGELTGGNLSIIVTTLGTDYEIDTKGKIFFIEEIEEEISRIDRMMTHLKYAGKFEDCNAVLLGNFAGCENTYGENYELMDFLKDFFKDYEKPVIYGLESGHEKPDLVTIPMGAKCTLKINENINEIYFEK, encoded by the coding sequence ATGAATTTTCCAGAACCATTGAAGCAAGGAGATAAAGTTTTTTTAGTATGTACTTCTTCACCTATTTTTGCAGAAGATATTGAAAAATGTAAGGAAACTATGAAAAACTTAGGTTTTGAGCCAGTATTAGGGGAGAGCCTTTTTGAGAATATTGGAGGATATATGGCGGGAACGCCTGAAATTAGGGTAAAGGATTTACATAGGGCTTTTTCTGATGATGAAATTAAAGGAATTTTTTGTGTGAAGGGCGGATTTAGTGCTTCGCAACTTTTGGATAAGCTGGACTACGAATTGATAAAGAAAAATCCTAAAGTTTTTGTGGGTTATAGCGATGTTACAAATTTGAGTATTTCTTTTAATCAGAAGTGTAATTTGGGAGTTTTTCACGGTCCTATGGTAAAATCGAATATGTTTAATGATTTTAATGAGTTTACAAAAAAATCTTTTTTTAATGCCTTGGATAAGAAAAAAGATGAAAAATGGTTATTTGAAAATCCAATAGATGAAAAAACTGGAACAGAAAAAGAAACTTCACTTCTGTATAAAAAGGATTTTGAAAATAAAAAAATAAACGGCGAATTAACTGGTGGAAATCTTTCAATAATTGTTACAACTTTAGGAACAGATTATGAAATTGATACAAAAGGAAAAATATTTTTTATTGAGGAAATCGAAGAAGAAATAAGCAGAATTGACAGAATGATGACACATTTGAAATATGCTGGAAAATTTGAAGATTGTAATGCGGTTTTGTTAGGTAATTTTGCGGGCTGTGAAAATACTTATGGGGAAAATTATGAGTTAATGGACTTTTTAAAGGATTTTTTCAAGGATTATGAAAAGCCTGTAATTTATGGACTTGAAAGTGGACATGAAAAGCCTGACTTGGTAACAATACCGATGGGAGCAAAATGTACTTTGAAGATTAATGAAAATATAAATGAAATTTATTTTGAAAAATAG
- a CDS encoding dipeptidase, whose translation MFFDMHADVWTDNFWEYQKGNKDVIRNKYKEKFLKGGLFGGIFVIYLNVNEVENAEEYFFADLRAMTEELYHARDLIKVIKEPSDFKIFENWENVKKEDKKFGVMLGIEGLPGIGDKLDYIYLLNQLGVRHIGMTWNETNAFATGQSGDKNRGLTSLGIDAVRIINELGILLDVSHANDKTFWDIAKHSKKPFFASHSNARSLCPSMRNLTDDQILCIGERGGMVGMNSYHNFVSQNENEKNLEMLLNHLEYVAEKIGLDKVGFGLDFAEYYTPEGEEADGLLGLHDVTELGNVKKALKKRGYSENEIEMVTYKNFIDFFGRVRNFK comes from the coding sequence ATGTTTTTTGATATGCATGCAGATGTGTGGACAGATAATTTTTGGGAATATCAGAAGGGAAATAAAGATGTTATTAGAAATAAATATAAAGAAAAATTCTTAAAAGGAGGGCTTTTTGGAGGAATTTTTGTTATTTATTTGAATGTGAATGAAGTGGAGAATGCTGAAGAATATTTTTTTGCAGATTTGCGAGCAATGACTGAGGAATTGTATCACGCAAGAGATTTGATAAAGGTTATAAAAGAGCCATCTGATTTTAAAATTTTTGAAAATTGGGAAAATGTTAAGAAAGAAGATAAAAAGTTTGGAGTTATGCTTGGGATAGAAGGGCTTCCAGGGATTGGAGATAAACTTGATTATATTTATTTATTAAATCAGCTTGGTGTGAGACATATTGGAATGACTTGGAATGAAACAAACGCTTTTGCAACAGGGCAGAGCGGAGATAAAAACAGGGGATTGACTTCACTTGGAATTGATGCTGTGAGAATAATCAATGAATTGGGAATCCTGCTTGATGTTTCACATGCCAATGATAAAACATTCTGGGATATTGCCAAACATTCTAAAAAGCCTTTTTTTGCTTCACATTCTAATGCCAGAAGCCTTTGTCCGTCAATGAGAAACTTAACTGACGATCAAATTTTGTGTATTGGTGAACGAGGGGGAATGGTTGGAATGAACAGTTACCATAATTTTGTCAGTCAGAATGAAAATGAGAAAAATTTGGAAATGCTTTTAAATCATTTAGAGTATGTAGCTGAAAAAATTGGACTGGATAAAGTTGGATTTGGACTTGACTTTGCAGAGTATTATACTCCAGAAGGAGAAGAAGCTGATGGACTTCTTGGTCTTCACGATGTTACAGAGTTAGGCAATGTGAAGAAAGCATTAAAAAAAAGAGGATATTCCGAAAATGAGATTGAGATGGTAACTTATAAAAATTTTATTGACTTTTTTGGAAGAGTGAGAAATTTTAAATAA
- a CDS encoding gamma-glutamyl-gamma-aminobutyrate hydrolase family protein: protein MNNKRKPIIGITTSLELNSNRLNDHKTIVSVDYSKAVINAGGIPFILPITENMEVIREQIQHLDGLLLSGGGDPDPILYGEDCLQEVGSITPERDKFELTILDEFMKTGKPIFGICRGLQIANIYFGGSLYQDVKYIDTTVNHMQKWLPDLPTHDINIEKDNILFEIFGEKTRINSYHHQMIKDLGNNLTSIAKANDGIIEAFQNKNHKFFYAVQWHPEMMAVRGNEKMQEIFDKFIESCGK, encoded by the coding sequence ATGAACAATAAAAGAAAACCAATTATAGGAATTACTACTTCGCTGGAATTAAATTCGAACAGACTAAATGATCACAAGACAATAGTTTCTGTGGATTACAGTAAAGCCGTTATAAATGCTGGAGGAATACCATTTATTTTACCAATAACAGAAAATATGGAAGTTATAAGGGAACAAATTCAGCATTTAGATGGTCTTTTACTTTCTGGAGGAGGAGATCCTGATCCGATTTTATATGGAGAGGACTGTCTGCAGGAAGTTGGGAGCATTACGCCAGAGCGGGATAAATTTGAACTTACAATTTTGGATGAGTTTATGAAAACTGGAAAGCCTATTTTTGGGATTTGCCGTGGATTGCAAATTGCAAATATCTATTTTGGCGGAAGTTTGTATCAAGATGTAAAATATATAGACACAACTGTCAATCATATGCAAAAGTGGCTTCCTGACTTGCCTACACACGATATAAATATTGAAAAAGACAATATTTTATTCGAAATTTTTGGTGAAAAAACAAGAATTAATTCTTATCATCATCAAATGATAAAAGATTTGGGAAATAATTTGACTTCTATTGCAAAAGCGAATGATGGTATAATAGAAGCTTTTCAAAACAAAAATCATAAATTCTTTTACGCAGTACAATGGCATCCTGAAATGATGGCAGTTCGTGGCAATGAGAAAATGCAAGAGATTTTTGATAAATTTATTGAAAGTTGTGGAAAATAG
- a CDS encoding lipoprotein: MKNLIKILTVILLGLSLTGCELFDPREWQKATEYRRERGIHCYKQYGNVRCEDKDGNDVTYGM, translated from the coding sequence ATGAAAAACTTGATTAAAATTTTAACAGTAATTTTGCTGGGATTAAGTTTGACTGGATGTGAATTGTTTGATCCAAGAGAGTGGCAAAAAGCTACAGAGTATCGAAGAGAAAGAGGTATACACTGTTATAAGCAATATGGAAATGTTCGTTGTGAGGATAAAGATGGAAATGACGTAACGTATGGAATGTAA
- the asnA gene encoding aspartate--ammonia ligase: MSSIIIPKNYNPKYGIMETEIAIKVAKDCFERELAKALDLTRISAPMFVRKSAGINDNLNGVERPVAFEMLEMPDTTLEIVHSLAKWKRIALKQYGVEAGKGIYTDMNAIRRDEDLDNTHSIYVDQWDWEKVISKEDRNLDFLKDTVKKIYQVFLNAEKELTDKFNKFEKFLPKEVTFITSQELENLYPELTPNEREDKFAKEKGAIFIMQIGKVLESGEKHDGRAPDYDDWELNGDLIMWNPILDSSLELSSMGIRVDKTALERQLKELNLEERKTFDFHKMLLNDELPLTIGGGIGQSRICMFLLQKAHIGEVQASVWTPEIVKECKENGINLLWY, translated from the coding sequence ATGTCAAGTATTATAATTCCAAAAAATTATAATCCAAAATACGGGATTATGGAAACAGAAATTGCTATAAAAGTGGCAAAAGACTGTTTTGAGAGAGAGCTTGCGAAAGCATTGGACTTAACAAGAATTTCTGCACCTATGTTCGTTAGAAAGTCAGCAGGAATTAACGATAACTTAAATGGCGTTGAACGTCCTGTGGCTTTTGAAATGCTGGAAATGCCAGACACAACATTGGAAATTGTGCATTCACTTGCAAAATGGAAAAGAATAGCACTGAAACAATATGGGGTAGAGGCTGGAAAAGGGATTTACACAGATATGAATGCCATTAGAAGAGATGAAGATCTGGATAATACACATTCAATTTATGTGGATCAGTGGGACTGGGAAAAAGTTATTTCAAAAGAAGACCGAAATTTGGACTTTCTAAAGGACACTGTAAAAAAAATATATCAAGTCTTTTTAAATGCAGAAAAAGAATTGACAGACAAATTCAATAAATTTGAAAAATTTTTACCAAAGGAAGTAACATTCATTACTTCACAAGAACTGGAAAATTTATATCCTGAATTGACTCCAAATGAAAGAGAAGACAAGTTTGCAAAAGAAAAAGGTGCAATTTTCATTATGCAAATTGGAAAAGTGCTAGAATCAGGAGAAAAACACGATGGACGTGCTCCAGACTATGATGATTGGGAATTAAACGGAGATTTGATTATGTGGAATCCAATTCTTGACAGCTCGTTAGAATTATCGTCAATGGGAATCCGTGTAGACAAAACAGCTCTGGAACGTCAATTGAAGGAACTGAACTTGGAAGAAAGAAAAACTTTTGATTTTCATAAAATGCTTTTAAATGATGAATTGCCATTGACAATAGGCGGAGGAATCGGTCAGTCAAGAATTTGCATGTTTTTATTACAAAAAGCTCACATTGGGGAAGTTCAGGCTTCAGTTTGGACTCCTGAAATCGTAAAAGAATGTAAAGAAAATGGAATTAATCTTTTATGGTACTAA
- a CDS encoding class I SAM-dependent methyltransferase, translating to MIRTDEEKFLKKLKENINIESLKGEEKIFSYVNRDYLSGDNKKYMNMYDKLSFWYDFGEKWIGLLRYGNTISEMRKNLMEHLEWKNCISVLYVSIGTGKDLNFIPQNVDLKSLDFTGIDISRGMLKKCHSIWRKKTNLTLVNCCAEDLPFKDNVFDIVFHVGGINFFTDKALAIKEMIRVSKPGSKIMIADETADFIGTQYKKSIFTKNYYRNTDFDLSEIQECIPESVKEKKTDFLWNNRFYCITFRK from the coding sequence ATGATAAGAACCGATGAGGAAAAATTTCTGAAAAAATTGAAAGAAAATATCAATATTGAAAGCTTAAAAGGAGAAGAAAAAATTTTTTCATATGTAAACAGGGATTATCTTTCAGGAGATAATAAAAAATATATGAATATGTATGATAAATTATCATTCTGGTATGATTTTGGTGAAAAATGGATAGGACTGCTCAGATATGGGAATACAATTTCTGAAATGAGAAAAAATCTTATGGAACATCTGGAATGGAAAAATTGTATTTCTGTTTTGTACGTTTCCATCGGTACTGGAAAGGATTTAAATTTTATTCCACAGAATGTTGATTTAAAATCTTTAGATTTTACAGGTATAGACATTTCCCGTGGTATGTTAAAAAAATGTCATTCAATTTGGAGAAAAAAAACAAATCTCACACTAGTAAATTGCTGTGCAGAAGATTTACCTTTTAAGGACAATGTTTTTGATATTGTTTTTCATGTAGGAGGAATTAATTTTTTTACTGATAAGGCTCTGGCTATAAAAGAAATGATTCGTGTATCAAAACCTGGTTCAAAAATAATGATAGCAGATGAAACCGCAGATTTTATCGGAACTCAATATAAGAAAAGTATTTTTACAAAAAATTACTACAGGAATACAGATTTTGATTTAAGTGAAATTCAGGAATGCATACCTGAAAGTGTAAAAGAAAAGAAGACAGACTTTTTATGGAATAACAGATTTTATTGTATTACATTCAGAAAATAG